A single genomic interval of Candidatus Gracilibacteria bacterium harbors:
- a CDS encoding magnesium transporter CorA family protein: MPIKRTQTSAKKDEITPTLIKKHTGVWQDYINPSLDDIDMIVEKYGFHELDKDAILEENQYARIDTYDDYLFVVLHFPKYEPNTERYIHNELNIFIAKNYLISFRYYQSTTMKRVYGKYETRIENGEHITPAFLLYEIIENFLDKTMKMLERFGKDLKVLERELFNSRGTELIKSIMTRKRNIITLKHMMKPQIAVLKMIEIRMKERFSDEVELYFENLEDKLDKIFSEVQLLQENIDSMEDTLKSVFELQTNTTITYLTVFSAFILPLTLVTGFFGMNIESLPFSDTVMWSTLGGLSLMLILVTYMFIKKKII; this comes from the coding sequence ATGCCAATCAAAAGGACTCAAACATCAGCAAAAAAAGATGAAATAACACCAACTCTCATAAAAAAACATACTTGAGTCTGGCAGGACTATATCAATCCATCGCTCGACGATATCGATATGATCGTGGAGAAATACGGATTCCATGAACTCGATAAAGATGCGATACTCGAAGAAAATCAATACGCACGTATCGATACTTATGACGATTATCTTTTCGTTGTCCTCCACTTTCCGAAATACGAACCCAACACAGAACGATACATTCACAACGAATTGAATATATTTATCGCGAAGAACTATCTCATCAGTTTCCGATACTATCAATCGACGACGATGAAACGCGTCTATGGAAAATATGAAACGCGCATCGAAAATGGTGAACATATTACGCCTGCTTTTCTCCTCTATGAGATTATCGAAAACTTTCTCGATAAAACCATGAAAATGCTGGAACGATTCGGAAAAGATCTCAAAGTACTCGAACGAGAACTCTTCAATTCTCGCGGAACCGAACTCATCAAGAGTATCATGACGCGCAAACGCAATATCATCACGCTCAAGCACATGATGAAGCCACAGATTGCAGTACTCAAGATGATAGAAATCCGCATGAAGGAACGTTTCTCGGATGAAGTAGAACTCTACTTCGAAAATCTGGAAGACAAGCTCGATAAAATCTTTTCGGAAGTACAACTCCTTCAGGAAAATATCGATTCCATGGAAGACACACTGAAGAGTGTTTTCGAACTTCAGACCAATACCACGATTACCTATCTCACCGTTTTTTCTGCTTTTATTCTCCCACTCACGTTGGTAACTGGATTCTTCGGGATGAATATCGAGAGTCTTCCCTTCAGTGACACGGTCATGTGGAGCACACTCGGTGGATTGAGTCTCATGCTCATTCTCGTAACTTATATGTTTATAAAAAAGAAGATTATCTAA